Proteins encoded by one window of Nicotiana tabacum cultivar K326 chromosome 10, ASM71507v2, whole genome shotgun sequence:
- the LOC142165121 gene encoding uncharacterized protein LOC142165121 gives MDAIIWNIRSVNTQRAFERLVKMYRQHNFDFVGLMEPMQDGSKLELYRRQIGFSQAFSNILNKVWAFVDELYDVTILYDMEQQLTLQMTHTETRIVQNVTLVYAKCDAIERIELWDSLYAMAADMDVPWLVGGDFNVIWDDEEKFGGRPLTLKEVDDFRHCMNTCNLFDLGFKGSIYTWWNGRAEEDCIFKRLDRCMANIEFQQMFPGIEVTHLPKTGSDHCPMLLKCNLESTVIKKSFRFLNFWTKHPTFKDVVNENWNADFEANPFTLFNHKMKKVKKGLSQWSKSTYGDIFKKISSLEEVVKVHEAQFEINPTRANRERLCKVQAQLIKFLALEEQFWKQKAGMAWFKDGDRNNKFFHAQVNGRRKRLQL, from the coding sequence ATGGATGCAATTATTTGGAATATTAGATCCGTCAATACGCAGCGAGCCTTTGAGAGGCTCGTTAAAATGTATAGACAACATAATTTCGATTTTGTTGGTCTCATGGAACCAATGCAGGATGGTTCAAAGCTGGAATTATACAGAAGACAGATAGGATTTTCTCAAGCATTTTCTAACATTTTAAATAAGGTGTGGGCTTTCGTTGATGAACTGTACGACGTCACAATTCTATATGACATGGAGCAGCAGCTGACATTACAAATGACTCATACAGAAACACGCATTGTCCAAAATGTTACTTTGGTCTATGCCAAGTGTGATGCAATAGAAAGAATAGAGCTTTGGGATTCATTATACGCAATGGCAGCAGATATGGATGTTCCTTGGCTTGTTGGAGGTGACTTCAATGTCATATGGGATGATGAGGAGAAGTTTGGGGGACGTCCATTGACTTTGAAAGAAGTCGATGATTTCCGACATTGCATGAACACCTGTAATCTATTTGATTTAGGATTCAAGGGAAGTATATATACTTGGTGGAATGGAAGAGCGGAGGAAGATTGCATTTTCAAGAGACTTGACAGATGTATGGCTAACATTGAATTTCAACAAATGTTTCCTGGAATAGAAGTCACTCATCTGCCAAAAACTGGATCCGACCATTGTCCCATGTTGCTAAAATGTAATCTTGAATCGACTGTGATAAAGAAATCCTTCAgatttctcaatttttggacAAAACATCCGACGTTTAAAGATGTGGTCAATGAAAATTGGAACGCAGATTTTGAAGCAAATCCTTTCACTTTATTCAACCACAAaatgaaaaaagtgaaaaaaggacTGTCACAATGGAGCAAGTCGACATATGGAGATATTTTCAAGAAGATATCTAGTTTGGAAGAGGTCGTCAAGGTTCATGAGGCTCAATTTGAAATAAATCCAACTCGGGCAAATAGGGAAAGACTGTGTAAAGTTCAAGCACAACTTATCAAATTTCTTGCTCTTGAGGAACAATTTTGGAAACAAAAGGCAGGGATGGCATGGTTCAAAGATGGAGATAGAAACAATAAATTCTTCCACGCTCAAGTCAACGGCAGAAGGAAGAGATTGCAACTATGA